In Musa acuminata AAA Group cultivar baxijiao chromosome BXJ3-9, Cavendish_Baxijiao_AAA, whole genome shotgun sequence, a single genomic region encodes these proteins:
- the LOC103999501 gene encoding uncharacterized protein PHLOEM PROTEIN 2-LIKE A4-like isoform X1 has product MSHRKRDDERGEPSQEVAPPVPNEWSGEEGRYHIMTRGMNISWGDDDRFWKWHPLSEEELRELSIDPENRLCEYAELNQVSWLEATKTLDLDHEKYKKVFDGYETCEILYNIKFKVDAFGWHGVPVTFQVNTPIPAEDYARDERLESYRKRTSGWQQIHGGRFTVPKTEKKGEVKFGMYEIKSQRWKGGILLAGVTLKLHKSDTTD; this is encoded by the exons ATGAGCCATCGGAAACGTGATGATGAACGCGGCGAGCCATCTCAGGAGGTCGCTCCTCCTGTTCCT AATGAATGGAGCGGTGAAGAAGGAAGGTACCACATCATGACAAGAGGCATGAATATAAGTTGGGGCGACGATGATAGATTCTGGAAGTGGCATCCGCTTTCCGAGGAAGAGCTTCGTGAGCTTTCCATAGATCCAGAGAA CCGGCTCTGTGAATACGCAGAGCTCAATCAGGTGAGTTGGCTGGAAGCAACAAAGACGCTGGACCTGGATCACGAGAAATACAAGAAAGTGTTCGATGGTTACGAGACTTGTGAGATTTTGTACAACATCAAGTTTAAGGTCGATGCTTTCGGGTGGCATGGCGTCCCCGTCACCTTCCAAGTGAACACCCCAATCCCAGCTGAGGACTATGCGAGAGATGAGAGGCTGGAGTCATACAGAAAACGTACTAGCGGGTGGCAACAGATCCATGGTGGCCGGTTCACAGTACCTAAAACTGAGAAGAAAGGAGAGGTCAAGTtcggcatgtatgaaatcaagagCCAGAGGTGGAAGGGTGGCATTCTTCTCGCCGGCGTCACTCTTAAGCTTCACAAGTCTGACACCACCGATTAG
- the LOC103999501 gene encoding uncharacterized protein PHLOEM PROTEIN 2-LIKE A4-like isoform X2 yields MTRGMNISWGDDDRFWKWHPLSEEELRELSIDPENRLCEYAELNQVSWLEATKTLDLDHEKYKKVFDGYETCEILYNIKFKVDAFGWHGVPVTFQVNTPIPAEDYARDERLESYRKRTSGWQQIHGGRFTVPKTEKKGEVKFGMYEIKSQRWKGGILLAGVTLKLHKSDTTD; encoded by the exons ATGACAAGAGGCATGAATATAAGTTGGGGCGACGATGATAGATTCTGGAAGTGGCATCCGCTTTCCGAGGAAGAGCTTCGTGAGCTTTCCATAGATCCAGAGAA CCGGCTCTGTGAATACGCAGAGCTCAATCAGGTGAGTTGGCTGGAAGCAACAAAGACGCTGGACCTGGATCACGAGAAATACAAGAAAGTGTTCGATGGTTACGAGACTTGTGAGATTTTGTACAACATCAAGTTTAAGGTCGATGCTTTCGGGTGGCATGGCGTCCCCGTCACCTTCCAAGTGAACACCCCAATCCCAGCTGAGGACTATGCGAGAGATGAGAGGCTGGAGTCATACAGAAAACGTACTAGCGGGTGGCAACAGATCCATGGTGGCCGGTTCACAGTACCTAAAACTGAGAAGAAAGGAGAGGTCAAGTtcggcatgtatgaaatcaagagCCAGAGGTGGAAGGGTGGCATTCTTCTCGCCGGCGTCACTCTTAAGCTTCACAAGTCTGACACCACCGATTAG